One segment of Mesorhizobium sp. L-2-11 DNA contains the following:
- a CDS encoding radical SAM protein yields MTTKLPIRPDQFVAVRRDFVFTQDGNRPILYPLDYINTHIHFLTPIQGFALSLLDGVSRFSEIDLFFRQLFPEAAAGSLVETLSGVDALVRASVSATGIGAHGIVEIADNPITEALRFDPRCFVIDQQAYSRVMQEIKTRFRLEAPINLYTVFTHRCQTDCLYCYADRRIKAGKEMRLERWRELIEEAASMGVRMCSPDNGDTFVRQDGIDFLNLLVEHEMLFLLSTKAFLDRNAVARLVDAGFKEKINGVVERPVQLSFDAADDHMNMRVLNVRKPRTQLAAMTFESFMTFGIQPIIKAVITGLNVDQPKKIVEFFYPRGARTFSFVRYSRSFHRHSDDLFVTGAHHATLAREFEAIRAKYPDIALNENLSIAPTPAGELTSERKLQIWSQRIGCGGGWHALGIGPDGGAFLCEQMAYEEPFLVGDARHQSLREIWTGSRLLNFIHPSRERFAGSSCEACSSFESCVWEKGRCYRDAYFSYGSVHTTPPLCPFNDKPGVRLS; encoded by the coding sequence ATGACGACAAAGCTACCCATAAGACCAGATCAGTTTGTCGCAGTGCGCCGGGACTTCGTCTTCACACAAGATGGGAATCGGCCAATTCTCTATCCTCTTGACTACATCAACACGCACATCCATTTCTTAACTCCGATCCAGGGATTCGCCCTATCGTTACTGGATGGCGTCTCGCGCTTTTCCGAGATCGATCTCTTCTTCCGTCAACTTTTTCCGGAGGCAGCGGCTGGGAGCCTCGTCGAGACACTCTCCGGCGTCGACGCTCTGGTGCGCGCCAGCGTATCGGCTACGGGAATTGGTGCTCACGGCATCGTGGAGATTGCCGATAACCCGATTACCGAGGCGCTCCGCTTCGACCCGCGCTGTTTCGTCATTGATCAGCAGGCATATTCGCGTGTGATGCAGGAGATCAAGACCCGATTCCGTCTAGAAGCGCCGATCAACCTCTATACGGTCTTCACACATCGCTGCCAAACCGACTGCCTTTACTGCTACGCCGACCGACGCATCAAAGCAGGCAAGGAGATGCGTCTTGAACGTTGGCGCGAGTTGATCGAGGAGGCAGCCTCTATGGGGGTGCGGATGTGCTCACCCGATAATGGGGACACCTTCGTGCGGCAGGACGGGATCGACTTTCTCAATCTACTTGTCGAGCACGAGATGCTGTTCCTCCTATCGACGAAAGCATTTCTGGACCGTAACGCGGTCGCGCGGCTAGTCGATGCCGGGTTCAAGGAGAAGATCAACGGCGTGGTCGAACGGCCTGTGCAACTTAGCTTCGATGCCGCCGACGACCACATGAATATGCGCGTGCTGAACGTCAGGAAACCCCGCACGCAACTGGCGGCCATGACCTTCGAGAGCTTTATGACTTTCGGCATACAGCCTATCATAAAGGCGGTCATTACTGGATTAAATGTCGATCAACCGAAGAAAATCGTTGAGTTCTTCTATCCTCGCGGCGCTCGCACCTTCAGTTTTGTGCGTTATTCGCGCTCATTCCACCGTCACAGCGACGATCTGTTCGTTACGGGCGCACATCACGCAACGCTTGCCCGCGAGTTTGAGGCAATCCGAGCCAAGTATCCGGACATCGCGCTAAACGAAAATCTGTCGATCGCCCCAACGCCGGCTGGAGAGCTGACGTCGGAGCGCAAGCTGCAGATCTGGAGCCAGCGGATTGGCTGCGGAGGCGGGTGGCACGCTCTCGGCATCGGTCCCGACGGCGGCGCCTTCCTGTGCGAACAGATGGCCTACGAGGAGCCATTCCTGGTGGGCGACGCCCGACACCAATCGTTGCGCGAAATCTGGACTGGTTCCCGATTGCTCAACTTTATCCATCCGAGCCGCGAGCGGTTTGCCGGGTCCAGTTGTGAGGCCTGTTCGTCCTTCGAGAGCTGCGTGTGGGAGAAGGGTCGATGTTACCGGGACGCCTATTTCTCCTATGGCTCGGTCCACACCACGCCGCCGTTGTGCCCTTTCAACGACAAGCCGGGCGTGCGGCTCAGCTAA
- a CDS encoding phosphotransferase enzyme family protein: protein MMVATNDTAAVERVVAAALEAEYRLSAEVRTVVRGVNWTLAAGPDRAPVAYVRLYRPEGRPKAEIAAELAVLDAVVATDRLDVARAVASQKGQLLTQLEVPGSGTRPMAVFQVAAGEPVRARPDDLRAAGAALADLHGQTQLAALAPQRELAAEGEIDRTIARIEDGFATERARLVAAVADLRGQGMNRAAGPAGFCHSDFRMANLHRAIDRIVMFDFDDCGLGPQWLDLATVGWWLELATGDGAAELWRAFLTGYDRAKDDAELSNSLRWLVAVQHLRSLRFLQDYCQLDTETWVDALGSAAGMVERAASGSLRFLRGS, encoded by the coding sequence ATGATGGTGGCGACGAACGATACTGCAGCAGTGGAACGGGTCGTTGCGGCCGCTTTGGAGGCGGAGTACCGCCTTTCGGCCGAGGTCCGCACGGTCGTGCGTGGCGTCAACTGGACGCTTGCTGCAGGGCCGGACAGAGCGCCAGTGGCTTATGTTCGCCTTTACCGGCCCGAAGGTCGGCCGAAGGCCGAGATAGCGGCCGAGCTTGCGGTGCTCGATGCCGTAGTGGCCACCGATCGACTGGACGTGGCAAGGGCCGTGGCTAGTCAGAAGGGGCAACTGCTGACGCAGCTGGAAGTGCCGGGGTCCGGCACCCGGCCAATGGCCGTGTTTCAGGTGGCGGCGGGCGAGCCGGTGCGCGCGCGTCCCGATGATCTGCGGGCTGCCGGCGCGGCATTGGCCGACCTGCATGGTCAGACGCAGCTGGCCGCACTCGCGCCCCAACGCGAGCTGGCGGCCGAGGGGGAGATTGATCGGACCATCGCCCGGATTGAGGACGGCTTCGCCACTGAGCGCGCCAGGCTGGTGGCTGCGGTGGCCGATCTGCGGGGTCAAGGGATGAACCGGGCGGCGGGGCCTGCAGGGTTCTGCCACAGCGATTTTCGGATGGCCAACCTGCACAGGGCTATCGATCGGATTGTGATGTTCGATTTTGACGATTGCGGCCTTGGCCCACAGTGGCTCGATCTGGCCACCGTCGGGTGGTGGCTGGAACTGGCAACAGGCGATGGCGCCGCCGAGTTGTGGCGAGCGTTCCTCACTGGTTATGACCGGGCGAAAGACGACGCCGAGCTAAGCAATTCCCTGCGGTGGCTTGTAGCAGTCCAGCACCTGCGGTCGCTGCGTTTCTTACAAGACTACTGCCAGTTGGATACCGAAACCTGGGTTGATGCCCTAGGGAGCGCCGCTGGTATGGTCGAGCGGGCTGCCAGCGGTTCCCTACGCTTCTTGAGGGGCTCGTGA
- a CDS encoding asparagine synthase-related protein: MLKAEIRLQDLRGRVWQRAGRVEFGRSWIQAFDHPALEMVLVRTDGQWFAVVRERAAGMVTPAAVEAFDLDAYVELYQECVAWPLDYVMIEVMEGERRMRIRAGVLGSAPIYCRAQHDVILLSWDFADFLGVPFALDAEIAAHYLTLGTFYSARQICAGVTMLTERGSIYVAPGVANYCYPEAVEVVGPTDEQGGFDPAPRFRQLLHEVLTMRPIKESGATIELSGGMDSATVAVAARHTMGRLSSKGILLDGKHRYAQMERRNAIVAQLELRDSTVNMADFLPCLDLRTDARRKEHPLGEFYLEAFEAIWADARSEGAQYLLTGIGGDELFQLFAGEMAPERLSSETMIAEVGSYAESILTQRALTAARSMRLFDAPTSVVSMPTLLAHVCRAPYLLRRGLWPINPLSDPRLMEYCHALPLSARFQRTTMRKYLNLGLNAGIFPCTYAKETFARVLPELIAQEADRIASQLKDCALADFGLVDQRAVLNLLEEVAATRAEAPCAPLAFFLWLERFVRQVT, encoded by the coding sequence GTGTTGAAAGCGGAAATCAGGCTACAGGATCTGAGAGGCCGCGTTTGGCAACGCGCGGGCCGAGTGGAATTCGGTAGGAGCTGGATCCAGGCCTTTGATCACCCAGCGTTGGAAATGGTGCTGGTCAGGACCGACGGCCAATGGTTCGCCGTTGTACGTGAGCGAGCAGCCGGAATGGTCACACCGGCGGCAGTCGAGGCTTTTGATTTGGACGCTTATGTCGAGCTCTATCAGGAATGTGTGGCCTGGCCGCTGGACTATGTAATGATCGAGGTGATGGAAGGAGAACGCCGGATGCGCATTCGCGCCGGCGTTCTTGGGTCTGCGCCGATCTACTGTCGCGCCCAGCACGATGTGATATTACTGTCATGGGATTTCGCGGACTTCCTAGGTGTGCCATTCGCGCTCGATGCGGAAATCGCAGCGCATTACCTGACGCTCGGGACCTTCTACTCGGCGCGGCAAATATGCGCCGGCGTCACGATGTTGACGGAACGCGGTTCCATCTATGTTGCACCCGGCGTGGCCAACTACTGCTATCCGGAAGCGGTGGAAGTGGTCGGACCAACGGACGAGCAGGGCGGATTCGATCCTGCCCCCCGATTCCGTCAGCTGCTGCATGAGGTGTTGACCATGAGGCCGATCAAGGAAAGCGGGGCTACAATTGAGCTGAGCGGCGGAATGGACTCGGCGACAGTCGCAGTTGCTGCGCGTCACACGATGGGCAGGCTCTCCAGCAAGGGCATCCTACTGGATGGCAAGCACCGGTATGCCCAGATGGAACGGCGCAACGCGATTGTCGCGCAGCTTGAGCTGCGGGATAGCACCGTGAATATGGCCGACTTCCTGCCCTGCCTCGATCTCCGGACAGACGCTCGGCGGAAGGAGCACCCGTTGGGCGAGTTCTACCTGGAAGCGTTCGAGGCTATTTGGGCCGATGCGCGAAGCGAAGGCGCGCAGTACCTGCTCACGGGAATAGGCGGCGATGAACTATTCCAGCTGTTCGCTGGCGAAATGGCCCCTGAGCGCCTGTCGAGCGAGACGATGATCGCAGAAGTCGGTTCCTATGCCGAAAGCATTCTGACACAACGCGCCCTGACGGCAGCACGTTCGATGCGGTTGTTCGATGCGCCCACGAGCGTAGTTTCCATGCCGACGCTACTAGCGCATGTGTGCAGGGCTCCATACCTGCTGCGGCGCGGGTTGTGGCCAATCAATCCGCTGAGTGATCCGCGGTTGATGGAATATTGCCATGCGCTCCCACTGTCGGCTCGGTTCCAGCGAACGACAATGCGCAAATACCTTAATTTGGGCCTAAATGCCGGCATATTCCCCTGCACTTACGCAAAGGAGACATTCGCGCGTGTGCTTCCGGAGTTAATCGCCCAAGAGGCCGACCGAATAGCATCGCAGCTGAAGGACTGCGCGCTAGCGGATTTCGGCCTGGTCGATCAACGGGCGGTACTGAATTTATTGGAGGAGGTCGCGGCAACACGGGCGGAAGCGCCCTGCGCGCCGCTGGCGTTCTTCCTGTGGCTGGAACGATTTGTGCGGCAAGTGACATGA
- a CDS encoding IS6 family transposase, producing MTERDPLYRRHRFPAEIIAHAVWLYFRFPLSLRMVEDLLAARGIIVSHQTVRLWAEKFGRTFASEIRRRSAGRLGDKWHLDEAVVSIRGKKHWLWRAVDQDGFVLEVLVQSRRNAKAAKRLMRKLLKGQGRAPRVMITDKLRSYDAAKREIMPGVEHRSHKGLNNRAENSHQPVRRRERIMKRYKSQRHLQRFVSIHDPIANLFHIPRHEISSSHHRELRSEAMNLWAKIARA from the coding sequence ATGACAGAGCGTGACCCACTCTACCGCCGCCACCGCTTTCCCGCCGAGATCATCGCCCATGCTGTCTGGCTCTATTTCCGTTTTCCTCTCAGTTTGCGAATGGTCGAGGACTTGCTGGCGGCACGAGGGATTATTGTCTCGCATCAGACAGTCCGGCTTTGGGCAGAGAAATTCGGGCGGACCTTTGCCAGCGAGATCCGCCGCCGCTCAGCGGGTCGGCTGGGTGACAAGTGGCATCTCGACGAGGCCGTCGTTTCGATCCGCGGCAAGAAGCACTGGCTCTGGCGCGCCGTCGATCAGGACGGTTTCGTCCTGGAGGTTCTGGTGCAAAGTCGTCGCAATGCCAAGGCGGCCAAGCGTCTGATGCGCAAGCTGTTGAAGGGCCAAGGCCGCGCGCCGCGCGTGATGATCACCGACAAGCTTCGGTCTTACGACGCTGCAAAGCGAGAGATCATGCCGGGGGTCGAACACCGTTCGCATAAAGGCTTGAACAATCGGGCGGAGAACTCCCATCAGCCAGTCCGGCGACGGGAACGGATCATGAAACGCTACAAGTCACAACGCCATTTGCAGCGCTTCGTCTCAATTCATGATCCGATTGCCAACCTGTTTCACATCCCCCGCCACGAAATCTCCTCCAGCCATCATCGCGAACTGCGTTCAGAGGCAATGAACCTGTGGGCAAAAATCGCGCGGGCTTGA
- a CDS encoding radical SAM/SPASM domain-containing protein, with amino-acid sequence MTLLLNARNGQTLELDMAGWAIVKRCLDSLKHGDAAPDRELVSCLATLGFVVPAELDEFSDEEERLRLNKVDKSRLFVTIAPTMACNQHCSYCFQRSIAKTKIMSEELQQATVEFVRRQLGDSRQLVVQWFGGEPLIGYAAITFMTRAFKAICAERGIDYYAEMLTNGVLLTPERVAALPELSIKALQISLDGTPETYSGRRQVPIAKAEAHYRFLAEHVQDIVDATGSLTMRINVDRDNIEEAKYVVRLFKSHGVVDHRIDFRLGFINTSRGLVDCVPHDCFTNTEFAEKELVFRRFLEAEGYMVFGMPRPKRYPCTAVVRNSFTIDPHGNLGKCIPAVGTSQSTFARILPDDMDRTLRDVTTAEMPYERFNPFHSEGCGGCLMLPTCLGSCPKHHVSGRRVVACGMREGFGDKITFYHRFHKRRLDGRTQV; translated from the coding sequence ATGACTCTGCTGCTTAACGCGAGAAACGGCCAGACTCTTGAACTGGATATGGCCGGCTGGGCTATCGTCAAAAGGTGTCTCGACAGCCTAAAGCACGGAGACGCCGCGCCAGATCGCGAGCTTGTGAGCTGTCTCGCTACGCTTGGCTTCGTGGTGCCGGCCGAACTGGACGAATTCAGCGACGAGGAGGAGCGGCTACGCCTCAACAAGGTCGACAAATCACGCCTGTTTGTGACCATCGCGCCAACCATGGCTTGTAATCAGCACTGCAGCTACTGCTTCCAGCGCAGTATAGCCAAGACGAAGATCATGTCGGAAGAGCTGCAGCAAGCGACAGTGGAGTTCGTCCGTCGCCAACTGGGCGACAGCCGTCAGCTAGTCGTCCAGTGGTTCGGCGGCGAGCCGCTTATCGGTTATGCCGCAATCACTTTCATGACGCGGGCATTCAAGGCGATCTGTGCCGAGCGCGGCATCGACTACTATGCTGAGATGCTGACCAACGGCGTCCTGCTGACGCCGGAAAGGGTAGCCGCCCTGCCCGAACTCAGCATAAAGGCGCTGCAGATTTCCCTTGACGGCACGCCCGAAACCTATTCTGGGCGGCGACAGGTGCCAATAGCGAAGGCGGAGGCCCATTATCGGTTCTTGGCCGAGCACGTGCAGGACATCGTTGATGCCACTGGGTCCCTCACCATGCGCATCAACGTGGATCGGGATAACATTGAAGAGGCCAAATATGTCGTGCGTCTCTTCAAGAGCCACGGTGTGGTCGATCACCGCATCGATTTCCGTCTTGGTTTCATCAACACCAGCCGAGGTCTGGTGGATTGCGTGCCGCACGACTGTTTCACCAACACTGAGTTCGCCGAGAAGGAGTTGGTGTTTCGTCGCTTCCTCGAGGCGGAGGGATATATGGTGTTCGGTATGCCGCGGCCCAAGCGCTACCCTTGCACCGCGGTTGTGCGCAATTCGTTCACGATTGATCCACACGGCAACCTCGGCAAGTGCATCCCTGCTGTGGGCACATCCCAGTCGACATTCGCGCGCATTCTGCCGGACGATATGGATAGAACACTGCGGGACGTGACGACGGCTGAGATGCCATATGAGCGCTTCAACCCATTCCACAGCGAGGGGTGCGGTGGCTGCCTTATGCTGCCAACGTGCTTGGGCTCGTGCCCCAAGCACCATGTTAGCGGCCGCCGCGTGGTGGCCTGCGGCATGCGGGAGGGCTTCGGTGACAAGATCACCTTTTATCATCGGTTTCATAAGCGGCGGCTCGATGGCCGTACGCAGGTCTAG
- a CDS encoding GNAT family N-acetyltransferase — translation MITVFDARLADVPWLAELQAGEEFNRWISTPPPVAELRTEIEGKLVDIAAGRGHYLVARWAGMPAGYGAAYLTPCRRRAHIEVGVRPDHFHKGIGTAIVDALIHYKRAAFLERLLAVVDARNKACLTLLRSRGFFEAQPAPTPGLVSLVQDPGN, via the coding sequence GTGATAACCGTCTTCGATGCCAGGTTGGCCGACGTGCCCTGGCTGGCCGAGCTGCAGGCTGGGGAGGAATTCAACCGGTGGATTTCCACTCCGCCGCCTGTCGCAGAGCTCCGGACGGAAATCGAGGGGAAGCTGGTGGATATCGCGGCCGGGCGCGGCCACTACCTTGTGGCCCGTTGGGCAGGAATGCCCGCGGGGTATGGGGCGGCCTACCTGACCCCATGCCGGCGGCGGGCTCACATCGAGGTGGGAGTGCGCCCTGACCATTTCCACAAGGGGATCGGCACCGCGATCGTGGACGCGCTGATTCACTACAAGCGGGCGGCATTCTTGGAGCGGCTGCTGGCGGTCGTGGATGCCCGCAACAAGGCCTGCCTGACCCTGCTACGCTCGCGCGGTTTCTTCGAGGCGCAGCCGGCGCCGACGCCGGGCCTCGTTTCGTTGGTGCAGGACCCTGGAAACTGA
- a CDS encoding alpha/beta fold hydrolase, with the protein MPLVADGRGVHVIAVSRKSLIALSSILHPHITQPTPGFTMKNSRRRIRSALVILLTVGAVSGIWGYSLWHVAQEPPNARLALDAYYPQMPPDAHHRYLTLPIDYADESSGRFRAFYVLSPNFNPQGPVVFFLTDGQMEIVGPGVDFSFFDEQLPGVSYVLIGHRGHSPTVFPEVYPNGKLDLRRAMNLYGSWQRVEDIERVRQDMVSARLLPSGGRIMIFGASGAGVLAQQYLDRHGEHVARALLATTGAPDLARQQRWTFARNFAEFDPGAADTLSEIARHQNGRRLSLAYMLFQLGRQGQSGLATLRKVIRAELSHNPLPYAWYELHPSLNWWLSRALLGLPAADAAKVRMYELLGTDLQNGACSYGYDLPLYQWSAEILKNFLHQHAPLPNLQLDRSRFQGEVLVVSGKDDVVFSPAIGKAIASAYPSARFLLVRGGHRLELDHEYQRAVRRAFFLHGLQARDTASLLDSPPFTPVEQGGGVQ; encoded by the coding sequence ATGCCGCTTGTAGCTGACGGTCGCGGTGTTCATGTCATCGCGGTTAGCCGCAAATCCCTCATCGCACTGAGTAGTATTCTCCATCCGCACATCACACAGCCAACGCCAGGTTTCACAATGAAAAACTCCCGTCGAAGGATTCGATCCGCTTTGGTCATACTCTTAACTGTTGGCGCGGTAAGTGGGATATGGGGCTATTCGCTATGGCATGTGGCGCAAGAACCACCGAATGCGCGCCTCGCGCTGGATGCGTACTACCCGCAGATGCCACCAGATGCGCACCATCGATATCTTACTCTTCCGATTGATTATGCAGATGAAAGCAGCGGACGCTTTCGCGCGTTCTATGTGCTCAGCCCTAACTTCAATCCCCAAGGTCCCGTAGTCTTTTTTCTGACGGACGGGCAAATGGAAATAGTTGGCCCGGGCGTTGATTTCTCTTTCTTTGATGAGCAGCTGCCTGGGGTATCTTATGTGCTGATCGGCCATCGCGGCCACAGCCCCACGGTTTTCCCGGAGGTCTATCCAAACGGCAAGCTGGATCTGCGCCGCGCAATGAACCTTTATGGCTCCTGGCAGCGCGTCGAGGATATCGAACGCGTAAGGCAGGACATGGTTTCAGCGAGGCTGCTTCCGTCAGGCGGGCGCATCATGATTTTCGGAGCCTCAGGCGCGGGCGTACTTGCCCAACAATACCTGGATCGACATGGGGAACACGTAGCCCGGGCATTGCTGGCCACCACGGGAGCGCCGGACTTAGCCCGCCAGCAGCGATGGACCTTCGCTCGCAACTTCGCTGAGTTCGATCCGGGGGCCGCTGACACCCTGTCAGAGATTGCAAGGCATCAGAATGGCAGGCGCCTGAGCTTGGCTTATATGCTCTTTCAACTCGGGCGACAAGGACAGTCGGGCTTGGCAACACTTCGTAAGGTCATCCGCGCAGAGCTAAGCCACAACCCCTTACCGTATGCTTGGTATGAGCTGCACCCGAGCCTGAACTGGTGGCTCAGCCGCGCCCTGCTAGGCCTGCCTGCCGCCGATGCCGCGAAAGTGCGGATGTACGAGCTACTTGGAACCGATCTGCAGAATGGGGCCTGCTCATATGGGTACGACCTCCCACTCTACCAGTGGTCCGCAGAAATCCTAAAGAATTTTCTGCATCAGCATGCGCCCTTGCCGAATCTGCAGTTGGATCGGAGCCGTTTTCAGGGGGAGGTTTTGGTCGTCTCGGGAAAGGATGATGTCGTATTCTCTCCGGCAATAGGCAAAGCCATCGCATCGGCCTATCCCAGCGCCCGCTTCCTATTGGTTCGGGGTGGCCATCGACTGGAACTGGATCACGAGTACCAGCGTGCAGTTCGCAGAGCCTTCTTCCTGCATGGCCTACAGGCACGCGACACAGCATCGCTCCTGGACTCTCCTCCCTTCACTCCCGTAGAGCAGGGCGGGGGGGTGCAATAG
- a CDS encoding helix-turn-helix domain-containing protein encodes MALARERLGILELATTLGNVAEACRRGGIDRTSFYAWRRRFREQGLIGLQDRSPIPRNHPQKTPRQTARRVAALALQHPAYGCNRLQYLLHSEGLRLSAVTVQKLLRERGLGCRRQRWLTLEALATKRSLRLTAEQSAFVEAINPSFRERHSETQAPGEVLCANILPVSRLRNEGKIFLCFVVDIYCAYAFAALKVGWHEQALTELMQNFVVPFYGVRELVVREVIASAALPCGDYAPTFATAEIKYHATRLPPGHLHGFAERFGRIVSGEFFCGRRAAVDRLDMDCMQTELRLWLEKYNAKRCLDGYRNYGTPPAEMMDRWLAVRVPRPTEQPTMSGDLSNSFQNRFRGC; translated from the coding sequence ATGGCCCTCGCGCGTGAGCGGCTCGGTATCCTTGAGTTGGCGACGACGCTAGGCAACGTCGCGGAGGCGTGTCGTCGCGGCGGCATCGACCGCACGAGCTTCTACGCGTGGCGCCGCCGCTTTCGGGAGCAAGGCTTAATTGGATTGCAGGACCGGTCGCCGATTCCCCGCAATCACCCTCAGAAGACGCCACGGCAGACGGCAAGGCGGGTTGCGGCGCTCGCCTTGCAACATCCGGCATATGGTTGCAATCGCCTACAATATCTGCTGCATAGCGAGGGACTGCGCCTGTCGGCGGTCACGGTGCAGAAACTCTTGAGAGAGCGCGGCCTCGGCTGCCGTCGGCAGCGGTGGTTGACGCTTGAAGCGCTCGCTACTAAACGATCGCTCAGACTCACGGCCGAGCAGTCCGCTTTCGTCGAAGCCATCAACCCCAGCTTTCGTGAGCGTCACAGTGAAACTCAGGCGCCCGGGGAGGTGCTCTGCGCCAACATTCTGCCTGTTAGTCGCCTCCGTAACGAAGGCAAGATCTTTCTGTGTTTCGTCGTCGATATCTACTGCGCCTATGCCTTTGCAGCGCTTAAGGTCGGCTGGCATGAGCAAGCGCTCACCGAGTTGATGCAAAACTTCGTCGTACCATTCTATGGAGTGCGTGAGCTCGTAGTGAGGGAGGTGATCGCCAGCGCTGCGTTGCCATGCGGCGATTATGCGCCCACTTTCGCGACGGCTGAGATCAAATACCATGCCACTCGACTGCCCCCGGGGCATCTTCACGGCTTCGCCGAGCGTTTCGGCCGGATCGTATCCGGCGAGTTCTTTTGCGGTCGCCGTGCGGCGGTGGATCGTTTAGACATGGATTGCATGCAGACGGAGCTTAGGCTCTGGCTCGAAAAATACAACGCCAAGCGCTGTCTCGACGGCTATCGCAACTACGGGACTCCGCCGGCTGAGATGATGGACCGATGGCTCGCGGTACGCGTCCCACGACCAACTGAGCAGCCGACAATGTCAGGTGATCTGTCAAACAGCTTCCAAAACCGATTCCGTGGTTGTTGA
- a CDS encoding sugar transferase: protein MRDVAKWATAGFSQADIDFPPPIGGLLKRSFDITGSLIGLIALSPLFVVIALLVKFSDGGSIFYGHRRIGYGGRVFPCLKFRTMVPDGDKVLAAYLATNPDANAEWAATRKLKNDPRVTRVGAVLRKLSLDELPQIFNILQGDMSLVGPRPVVRDELEIYGTSAVYYLKSRPGLTGLWQVSGRNDVSYDSRVAFDRHYVENWSLFEDVRIIINTVPAVWMSRGSY, encoded by the coding sequence ATGAGGGACGTTGCCAAGTGGGCCACCGCGGGCTTTTCGCAGGCTGACATCGATTTCCCGCCGCCGATCGGCGGCTTGCTCAAACGCAGCTTCGATATCACCGGTTCACTGATTGGCTTGATCGCGCTCAGCCCGCTGTTTGTCGTGATCGCTCTGCTCGTCAAATTTTCCGACGGCGGCTCGATTTTCTACGGTCACAGGCGAATCGGGTACGGCGGACGGGTTTTTCCTTGCCTGAAGTTCCGCACCATGGTTCCCGATGGCGACAAGGTTCTGGCAGCCTATCTCGCCACCAACCCGGACGCCAACGCGGAATGGGCAGCAACCCGCAAGCTGAAGAACGATCCGCGCGTCACCCGGGTCGGAGCAGTCCTGAGGAAACTCAGCCTCGATGAGCTGCCACAGATCTTCAATATCCTGCAGGGCGACATGAGCCTTGTCGGACCTCGGCCGGTCGTGCGCGACGAACTCGAGATCTATGGCACCTCCGCAGTGTATTACCTGAAATCCCGCCCGGGCCTGACCGGCCTGTGGCAAGTCAGCGGCCGCAACGATGTGTCCTATGACAGCCGCGTCGCCTTCGACCGCCACTATGTTGAGAACTGGTCGCTGTTCGAGGACGTTCGCATCATCATCAATACCGTCCCGGCCGTGTGGATGTCGCGCGGCTCTTACTGA
- a CDS encoding thermonuclease family protein — MKAQLLLSAAMLALTAEAVEAADVIRNEPVRKVYRPAVEPSAAQVTRVHPVLRGRVAVMDGRTLWYPQYAQSVQLADIDACELPQWALDPKWEDRERVKAPPPVPCGPFAKAWLKRTVGNKSVTCNVVSYRVDGTAIARCTTGARDLALEMLRVGWARVASPYLVNGQYAAYQRYGHRQLNEAWIPMCDDGL, encoded by the coding sequence ATGAAAGCCCAACTCCTCTTGTCGGCAGCAATGCTTGCCCTCACCGCTGAGGCCGTCGAAGCGGCGGATGTCATCAGGAATGAGCCTGTCCGCAAGGTCTACCGGCCAGCCGTAGAACCATCCGCCGCCCAGGTGACCCGGGTGCATCCTGTTCTAAGGGGGCGGGTCGCGGTCATGGACGGGCGGACGCTCTGGTACCCTCAGTACGCACAGAGCGTCCAATTGGCCGACATCGACGCTTGCGAGCTGCCGCAATGGGCACTCGATCCCAAGTGGGAAGACCGTGAGAGAGTGAAGGCTCCTCCACCCGTCCCGTGCGGACCATTTGCCAAGGCATGGCTTAAACGGACGGTCGGCAACAAGTCGGTGACCTGCAACGTCGTCTCCTACAGAGTCGACGGTACGGCGATCGCGCGTTGCACCACCGGCGCTCGAGATCTTGCCCTGGAAATGCTTCGTGTTGGCTGGGCGCGAGTTGCCTCGCCCTATCTCGTCAATGGCCAATATGCCGCCTATCAGCGTTACGGGCATCGTCAACTTAACGAAGCTTGGATACCGATGTGCGATGACGGGCTATGA